The genome window CcattccctctctccccccggCTGCAGGTAAGAGCTTACAGGCAGAGTGATGGTGGAGGGAGGATGGGGGAGGATGCGCACGGTTTCATGAGTGAACGATATGACACTGAGGATAAACATATTTGTCCGGCTGATTTTCATGACTGCAACGAAACGCACATTCCCCACCGTGGGTAGTAATAGATATTTTGATTAACCTGACAGGCCTGCTACAGCCCGCCTGCGCTCCAGTaggtgctgcagctgaacagccGGTTGTTTGCGTTTTGGAGCTGATACGTCCCTTAAAGACAactgtttggctttttttaaacacaacttttattATTCTCCGAAAGGTGCGGAGAAGGGTGAACGGTGACATAGATGGCAAATGATTGATCTGTAGCTGTCGCGACAGGCACCCGCCTTGCGCATTCTCTGTGTGAGGCCCACGCCCTGTTGAGTCCAACCCAGGCAAGGGCATGATGCTGAACAATGATTTACGGAAGTCCTGTTGGTTCAAACGCCTCTAATGTGACCTCTGCGACGCACAATATGGCAAATCTGCTTGCGTTTTCTTCTCGCCCAAACGCAGCTGTGAGTGGGATTCTGCGGGCTGCGACCAGAGATCAATAACTTGTGTAGAATTAGTGTCACAGCTACAGTATTCTCTCCAAGGTTGTCTGTGTTAGGTTAACAGGCACGACGTGGGTTTTCTTTAGCGTGACTGCTTTTTGGATGTGTTAGGCCTGGAATGATGTGGAATACTGCAACACTTTGGTGCGTTTTGGAGGAACTAGTGTGGAGGCTCCGCTTTATGCCTGGACGCATGTAGGACAATGTTGTAGAAATGTGACAgatttcagtgtatttctgCTTTGATATGATTTCCACATCATCTGGTGCCTATGCTGCCGCTGTAAGGCCTCCCTTGCTGTTGCCAAATACAGGAGATCAAAACCtataaacaacaaaagcaatgaTTTGTAATTGCTTCGCCATCCTACATTGTGTTGCTACTATACAGTAATTCTTACTCACCCCCACAGAGTGGCGGAATGaagaaaagtccagaaaaaaTATTATAAGTATCTATTTCTTGTTGCTCTGAGCACCAGGAAGCTCAAATACAGGATAGTGGAGGCAGATAATGCCCCAACATTTCATTGTCCCTGTGTTTGCCTCCATATGTCTCACGTCTCTACAGAATGCAATCACATTAGCAAGCCAGAGCCCAGAGGATGTTATACCCACAGGACGTGCACTCATGTGGGATTTAGTTACATGCTGTCTATCTCATGGGCGGATTATATCAGATCAATAGACCTGATTTTTTGCATGACTACCAATGACCTCAGGTCAGAGCCACAGCTTTGGCCATTACATCAATATTTTAAATTTACAGCGTAGGcaagcagctggagcagaatcatcttttctttctgcagtgACCCGCTGGTGCATCGTGTCACCGACTCCAAATCGACTTAAAGTCTTTTCAGTTTACTTTGCAGcttgaaaaaataaagccaGTGTCACAGGACGCTGGAGAGCAGCTGCTTGCATCATTCTGTTGATGGAACGGGGTGGAGGCTGTTGTTGTCGCTCAGTTTTGTGTGCATTCATGAATACACACTGCGTTTGTTTTGGGTCAGCTATGGATCATTGACTTCAGACTGCCAATTAATCACTTTGATGAAATATTAGTATTGAGAGCATATGGAGATAAGTTTCCTGTATTTGTAGATGCGTTTTTCTATAAGCCTGATGAGCGTTCatttaataatgtgtgtgtgcatgttttctcatgttctcgtgtctcttcctctgtgtttttgtttctgactGATTCATGGGTGAAACCACCGGTGGTGTGATGGTGTGGTTCAGTAATCTGCCTTACATAACCCTAACACTGTTTCCAATGGGCAACATAATCCGTAAGAGagcctgtcttcctctcctgaGAACCAGAAATTTATGGCAGACTATAATTTCTCCTGCAGTGAGGCAGCGCTCTCTCCTTGCCTTAAAAGATACAAGTCAGTGTGTACggataaaatatgatgttttttgtttagtGTAACGTTTCCTCCAACATAAAGTAGGAGATATGTTTCAATGTGAAGTCGATAAAATTAATCAATACGAACAGAAGTTCATGGAGCtccattttactttatttttccaTCAAGGCTTCAGCCTGCAGAGATGTTTATACAGAAATGAACTCTATCCAGGTATGCCATGGTTTTTCTGCATCAATGTCCCCTGCTGTGGTTTGCTGGAGCctaaaacaaacatgctgacaTATTAAAACGTTGGACTCATACTGTACCAATGACTCATATCTTAGAATTGAGTGATTAAATTTTGTGAAAGGATTGTTTGTAGCGTCTTTGATAGGTTTGATGAGGCTTATTACAGCTGGTGGGaggtcattgttttggttgtttagCTGCGATTCAGGAGGGCTGGGTTCGTATGGTGGGTTCCATTTCGGATCTGGTTCCAAGAGGGTACAATGTGTTTAACTCAGAGATCGACTCATTGCTTAATGTCAATTCATCActcttaaattaaattaaatcactgTATGTGATCTATCAAGCAAAATTTGAGCTTTGGTTCTTTGATTGTCAATTCTCATAATTTCTCTAattctttttgttatttatattcttataaagattttttttcttataattAATGAATGCTATACTTAAAGGAATTGAACTGGAGCTCAAAtgatcagtcaatcaatcaattagtTGACCAACGCAAAACAAATCAGCAGTTATTtagataatcaattaatcttttgtcaattttcaagcaaatttggcaaaaaaaattaaaatccGGCTCACATGTGAGTATTTTCTGGTGTCATAGTCTTCAATGACACTAAATTGAGTGTAGTCAGATTTTGGACCACtgatcagacaaaacagacCTCCTGTGAGGCTCTGGGAAACTCTTGATGGATCTTAAAGGTTCTGGATTTAATAAGATATCTGATTCCATATTCAGATTTGATTTCAGTCTATCAAACCACAGCTGTACTCCAGTGCATCAATATTTTAAAACTGGACCACTACAAAAGCATCCTTCTGATTTCCCCTCCCCGTCCTCTCTGTGTATCTCATATGTTTAGCAGTCGGCGTTCCACTTTTGCCTTCCGACTCTTTGAAGGCTGTTTGAGAGGGCAaagggagggaagtgagatgTGTGGGTATGGTTACTGGTGGGGTAAGAAGCTTAAATCAAATACAGATTCATTTTAGCCTAAGCGctccatctctgcctcccccCTGCTGTCTTTCTATCACTCGCTATTcgtatttttgtatttcatctctctctcactctctgcatACAACCAACGCTTGCCATGTTTCCGCATGTCAATCTTTGCAGCGCCTGTTGCCATAGCTTTGTTTCTGCATTTAACAATAATTGAACAAGTCATATTTACGCTGTCCGTAATATTTGTTTTCCCTCAACATGACGCCACTGGATGCTTCCCATCTATCAGCAGCATTCGCTTTCCATCTGATGACTTCATGAGTTCAAATCCAGCCAAAGCAGCATGAAATAATCTGCTCTGAGCAAAGCGATGCCTCATATCCACCTTTTTTGAGAAATGGTGTGATCTTCAGGTTTGGATCTgacacagacaacagagaggGCTTCATTAGGTTAAATGCATGACTCatatgaggtgtgtgtgtgggggcgtgcgtatgtgtgtgcctCTACATTACTGGAGACTGACGGTGGGTGAAAAGCCTGCGAAACTGATCTGTTTAATGAGTCAGTGGCAACCACATCGGATGTCCTTGGCTTTTAAAGACGATGATTTCACCGTGAAGCAGGTGCTCCTGGTTAAAAGGCAGCTTCATTACAGCAGAGAGCCCACCGCCCGTCCCCCTGCTGTATCTGGagctatttttatattgttaatagagtcattttcatttattctcaGGTTCttatttttgtctcatttcattttttgcctATCATGGACATCTGCTTCTGCtatttatacatatacacacatttctaGGCATGTACTCTGTGTTGTGATCGGACGGACTTGTTTAAAGAATATCTATACAGTATCTGGATTAGGGGTGCaacaaatgattgttttcattatggattaatctgaCGATTACTCTCTTGAATGCTCCATAAAACATCAGATCTATATATAATTAATATCGTCGGATACCgtattttgtccaaccaaaatGAGTATgacagtttgaaaatgtgtaGACACTCTTCCAtgcaacaacaatgaaaaatgttaaaagtaaAAGGCATCCTAACTGTAGGAGACAGTTGTGTGAGGTTAGATCTCTGCATGCATGAACGCACAGTCAGTGTATACACACCATTAGACAAGCAAAGCTGACAGTGTGCTGGTTTGACAATTTCTGGTGTGGACATGACAGTATCAGAGATGACAGAGAATAACTGTAAGAACACATGTGGGCTGGAGAGAGAGTTGCAGGCTGAGAAGGGCAgggagaaaatggaaagaagGAGCGAGacctagacacacacacagtggtggtAGCAAAGCCTTAGCAGTGGCAGTGAATCTGGGTGTGCCATTGCAGCAACTTGACCGCCACCAGTGAATGGTAATTTTGTGCTGACTGGTTTTCTTGTGGAAGGATTCTCATTTTGCTCAGCGTGTCACAATTCAGGATAGATCGAGACTGATGTAATGCAGATTCTAGAGATTGGTTTGGTGGTTCTAAAGCCCCAGCTCCAAATCCCAATTATTAGGAATGATCAGAAGCAGAGGTGTACTGAATGCATGGGACGTCCAGCGCGGCATCAGACAAGCAGCGAGCAGTGCATAACATGGTGTGACAGGGACTGCATGCTCACTTGGATGCTGTCGAAACACAGAAGAGGACTTGTAATGTCAACACTGCAGTGCTGGCTGCATCTCTCCATGAATTCAAAATAATGCAGAACATTTCAGAAAGGGGCATAAAGCACGTAAGCgaaacaggaaaggaggagaatAGGGAGCAGGGAGGGTTGTTGATCTTAGAGATGAGATGCATATGAGGTGTACCTGTTCTGTATTAGTTTGTTtatgtgcagctgcagtcagcCTGCTTCACTTTTcaaggagaggacagaggccTTTGACTAAGGcattattttgtgtctgcagcttttTACTGACACACATTTCTTTGCAGTTTAGGGGAAATGGGGCCACACTCTGTTGTGACGTGCATTGCAGAGCTACAGGAGAACTCCAACACTAAGCAGatgagcacacaaacaaaatggaGTCTGGAAACACAGAAGAATAGGAAGCAATGAAGCAGACCGGAACAGGGATAagaggacaggaaatgaaaaacagatgtcagaCAGTAACACAGGGTCGGTTCATCCAAATGACAAGAAACCCACATATTTTCTCAATTACCACGGTATACCATGACGGTTAGGTACATTTGCTTATCTTCGATACTGAATTCTATCACATTAGTGTTTTAAAAATCAAGTTCAGCTTTATATCAAGCTCAATGTTTGTCAGGACATAATATTTTGTGCCAACCCCCCAAGAAATCATTCCTTTTTAATTCCTTCAAGGGTCACTGCAactgataaaaataataataataaggataATCATGGTGTGatacagtgaaaatgtgatgttttctgtgACCGCTATCGTACCATGAAAATCTCATACTGCTGCAGCCTGTAGCCAtagtgtgggttttttttattcaggttCTGGGATGTCTGCCTCTTCCCCACTACAATGGAAGATAGTGGGATTTTGTTTGTGGAgctcacagcattgaaaaatCAATTTTTGAAAATCAGCAGCAGTATTTTTTTCCAGAACCTGTGTTGCCATCCCTCTTACTGTAACTATGAAGTTGGAAGCACTTCAGTGCTGTGTGCCTTACAAAGCAAATGAGGGTAAATGagcaaattaaagcaaaactaTCTACATGGCTACATGCTGTAAGAGGTAAgtgacaaaatatgtttttttgcaATTAGGGTGAACCAACCCTTTTAATGTGCTACTGTAAGTGTAAATAAATCATCACCACATCCATTCTGGGACATTAGTGTAATTAGTTTAAAAACGAGGCAACAACCTGTGCTCTGCATTTCACCAGGAGCGCCAGTTGGTCAGATTTCACAGGAAATCAGCTGCATTTCTTATCATCTACATGAACAATTGTTTTGTGCCGTGAAGCAAACAAAGATTTTTATTTCTCCAGTACACTTGCACCTTTTGAATAGCAATGTGATTCCCATCTTCCTGCCTTCTTGTCCACCTCCACTCCTCTGATTACTCCACCCATCTCTTGTCTTAAATCAGTCTCCAACTTGTGCGGGTCCGAGTCAGCTGCACTGATGTGGTGTTTTTCCATTGTGAAtggcacacccacacacacctacgcTCACAAACATAGTTCCCCTGGAGACCTGAATGGGTGAGGAGCTCATTAGTGACCTTATGTCTGCAGCTTTGCTGAAGACActattttacttattttgacAGATAGGAAATAAGTTTTGGTGgacacctgtctgtgtgtgcatccatgtgGAACTGATCCTCATAAAACTATTGACCAATCACAGGCAATCAAAGTACATAGCATGCATCCGTGCATTTGTTGGATTCTCTAGATGATTGAACATTTGAACAAGTTTTAATTACATGTCTTTATGTGTGCCAGGGTTGTGgtgcatttaaaatggccaCTAGTTTTGGGAATTAAttagacacacagagacacactcaaGCTCAAGGTTAATAAAGCAAGGAGGGAAACCCCTTTGATGTCCCTCAGCCCAGGACCGGTTATGATGAAGAGGGCTCATGTAGAAagatgaaatgttaaaacaatttgtattttcacctttattttgCTTGAGAACTACACAGTTTATCACATTTGACTTTGTTTTGAATATACAGTTCCAACTAGATATGTATATACCAAAGTGAAGATGTAAAAGCCATGTATAACAGTATTGTGTACTGTAATTTACAGTGACAAACATGTTTGATTGAAATTAGACCCATGTTGTCCAAACTGATTGTTTAGAACAATCCCAGAACAGATGTTTGAGATGGACCAAAGCCTCAGCCTCTTAGCAGCGTTTGAGGGGTCACAAACTTAATCATTATTATCTGATCAGGTTTAAGGTCAGGTTAGGTTACGAAGGCTCTTAAACAGCTGTAGCGAAGCCGAGACGGTTGTTGGCGCGGTCGAAGACGGAGTAGTACTCTCTGAGGAACACATCTCCAAAGATCCACAGGGGCTGGCCATTTTGAGAGGGCAGGTAGGTGGGGGTGATGTTCACTGTGCAGAACTGGTATCCATTCTGATtttgctggaggaggagacaggagattGGAAATGTCaatcactgcacacactgtcacaagttaaaaaaataaaaaacaagtacACAAAGGGACACAAATACATGCTTATGCTATGCATGCATGTCATAACTTGCCTGACTGATGTAAGcagaaggaggcagagggagggtaGCGCCGCTGACAACGAAGCTGAGAGTTGGCAGGTTGTTGATCTGGCTGCAGTCCACCAAAAACTGGAGATCAAGACAACACAGAGGGAACGTTAAAGAGGGACAGAAGCTTGAGACAAACTGCTCcagtttattttcctgcttCTCCACGTTTGACGTacaggtgtgttttgtgacTTGTGCATAATGACTTTTAAATGGTGCTGCCTGCGGACTGAGCTGGATCTTTATGAGGAATTATAATGGTGGCTTGAtttcctgctgcttcagctgtgtgtgtgagagagagagggtgtctgtctgtccatttgTCTTACCATTCCATACTCATCCTGTTGGGCTCCAATGGCCTGCATGATGTTACCAAGATACTGGCCTGGGGCTGTCAACATGGAGGTTCCAGTGTCCACAATGGACTGGCAGCCCTGAGAGCACCAGCCAGTCTCTTGACCATTGATCTGGAACCTACGAGCCACAACACACGCcaatttttgtttgtcttgcagTCACATTAGGTCTCAAAGTGGTCACTAATCTAGGCAGCAATTCTCAATATCAGTGTTTCATGTTGACGAAACATTGAAAAGCACAGACCCTTGAACGCCGATCTCCCAGTAGGTCTCAGAGATGACAGGGGTCCAGTTGATCTGGCCCTCGTACAAGCTGGTGTCCACATCTCCGAAAGAGAGCACACTGCCCTGCTGCGCATCCCTAAACCAGACAACGAACCAAAGCTCTCCATGTTAGAAAACGTTAGTATTAAAGTTTGCCCTGTTAgtgatactgtatgttttacaGCACTCAATGGAAGTCTTGTTTCAATTTTACCTGGAAAGGTAGAAAGCGAAAATGTCGGCATTCAGCAGGTTACGAGAAATCATGTTGTCCATGACGGGggtctctcctccagctgagaTGCTTGGGTAGGCCAGGCCAAGGATGCCATCAAACTTGGCCACCACAAAGTTCTGACCAGGCTCGTTTGTGCTCAGACCGATCTCCTGCTTAGGGATCACAATGCCACCAACCTGTGGGTCCAAAACCAAGCAATGTGATGAGTAAGGTGCAAATCGTACTATATTTAGAACACATTCAAGCTTCAGCCTGGTGAAGACAGGCACAGCAATAAAAGAACGGGGTGGAACTCTTGATCCCGTCAAAGTAccaaattattaaaataattccTCCCATTCTacatttttgtaacatttttagtattttctgtataaaatgcatttattttgttgtctgtcCACTAATTTAACACttaatacacacagaaaactgcTGCATTGATCTTTATATAGTGACACTCTCAGCATGATGGAACAGTGGCCACACCTTTGTCAGGGATGTTTTTACTGTGAGACATCACTTATTTCACTTATTATCTCATGAAGTGCTCTGTCTCAGCAACTATGACTGAGTCCAGTCTTGAATACCAGTGCTTTATCTAACTGATGTGCTTGGTTTCTTTGGTGGGCTGGACTCACAGCGACGGTGTCATATCCAAAGACTCCATAGAGGCTTCCAGCTCCGTAGGGCAGGTAGAAGGACTGTCCCTTGGCACTGTAGGTGGAGGAACTCTTGGGGTTGAacttcttgtgtgtgtctgtaaatggTATACATCAGGATTATCTCTGGAGCCAGTTCAATAAATATGTCCTCATTCCTCACAGAGCCTTTTGGCATACTGATAATTCACCTGAATATCGCAATCATGAGCTGAATTTTCACCAACACAGTAGCTGATGCCTCCCAAAGACTAAAATTGCTCGGTGGGCTGCCTGTAATTCCACCACAACTTTAAATCCTGTGCATGTACAATATGTAATCTCTTCGAAACAAGATGACAAACAGCACCACAGGCTTAGCCTATACCAGCTGCAAGTCCCCTGGAGAAGTTCCTCACATGCAAATAATGCTCTGAAGAGAGTGACAGATGAGGGATTCTGTCATCTGAAGCCTGTTGCTCTGTACTCACTACAGGCCTGAGTGTTGCAGTAGACGGAGTCCACCCACAGGTTGGAAGAGCCGGTGTCAAACAGCACCTGGAAGGACTGG of Chelmon rostratus isolate fCheRos1 chromosome 6, fCheRos1.pri, whole genome shotgun sequence contains these proteins:
- the LOC121607657 gene encoding gastricsin-like; the encoded protein is MKCLVAVLVCVALAEGIVRIPLKKHKSMREALREKGIHLPYQDPALKYQTNELAGSANMYINNYADTTYYGPISIGTPPQSFQVLFDTGSSNLWVDSVYCNTQACNTHKKFNPKSSSTYSAKGQSFYLPYGAGSLYGVFGYDTVAVGGIVIPKQEIGLSTNEPGQNFVVAKFDGILGLAYPSISAGGETPVMDNMISRNLLNADIFAFYLSRDAQQGSVLSFGDVDTSLYEGQINWTPVISETYWEIGVQGFQINGQETGWCSQGCQSIVDTGTSMLTAPGQYLGNIMQAIGAQQDEYGMFLVDCSQINNLPTLSFVVSGATLPLPPSAYISQQNQNGYQFCTVNITPTYLPSQNGQPLWIFGDVFLREYYSVFDRANNRLGFATAV